Below is a window of Caballeronia insecticola DNA.
GCCGAACTATTTTCCGCATTACAAGCCTTAAACATCTGAGTTTTCGGTTGAAATTGCATGTTGCTGGAGGCGTCCCGCATTGCGAAGACGCCGCTTGCGACAGGTGCATCAAGGGAGAAAACACATGGCGGAAAGAGTCACGGGGCCGTATCGCGGCTACTACATCAGCGCGTCGGCGCGGCTCGTGCAAACCCCGGGCCACGACAACGGCGCAGATGGCCAACCGATCTACGTCGCATCCGTCAGCCTCGCGCGCGGCGGCCCGGATGACGCGCATCGCTTCGAAGCGCTCGTCGATCTCGGGCCCGAGCAGCGTTTCGCCACCGAAGACGCGGCGCTCGCGCACGTCGAGCAGGCGGCGCGCGATTACATCGACCGCCTGCTGCAATCGACATGATGCGTCCCGTTCATCTTCGACACGCCGTGCTGTACGACGTCGCCAACTGTCTGATCGATCTCTTCCCGAGCGGCGCGGATGTCGCCGAGATCGGCCTCGACGCGACGCCTTCGCTCTTCGTCAGCTGGCGCACGGGCGGCGTCGCGAATCATCCGGGCAATATCGCGTGGGGCGTGCATTACCGCTTCGACGCACGCGTGCTGCGCGCGTATCCACAGCTTTCCGGCGACGCTCGCGAGCGCGTGTGCGAACGCGTGCGCGAGATGAGCCGTCTGCTCGACTTCAACTACGCCGATCCGCTGGCAAGCTCGCTTCTGGTCGTCGATGTCGACGAAGCCGTGCTCGCCGCCTGAACGCGGTCGGGGCAGGGTGCTGGACCGCGCCGCGCGAGCGCGAGTACCATAGTTGCCGGATCGATTCATGCGAACGTCTGGCTTCGCATCGAATGGGGAAAAAGCAGTGCTTGAACGTCTTCGCGTCGGTTCCGCTCGCATGTGTCGATGCGCCCGCCGCGCCCGAGCTACGAGACAATCATGAATATTCGATTCCTTCCGGACGCGCCCGATTACCGCAGCACCAACCTGACGATCGAATTCGCCGCGCTCGTCGATGGCCGGCGCGTGCCTTGCGCGATATCGGTCGAAGCGCTCGAAGATCATTTCGGCGCGCAGACGTATGACAGCATCGGCTGGATCAGCGCGTTCGATGCCGCGCGGCCGCATATCGAAGCGGTCGCGCGTGAGCATCTGCGTGTGACCAACGGCATGCCCGTGCTGCTCAAGAGCGGGCATTTTCCGCCGGGGCGCGTCGCGGTCTGACGTATTTGCTTCGCTCATTTCCTGCTCGATGCCCCTCTTACACGGCGCGATGTAAGACCTTCCGCGCCTGCGCATGTCGGAGTACCATTTCAAGATTGGCCGCACGCGGTGCGATTCGCTCGGCACATTACTTGCTCAAGGGCATGCGCTTTCCTTGAGCAACCATTATAAAAATCGCGCGGGGTCGTCATGCTGCAGTCCTTCGTTCACTCACTTATCGAATCCAATGCGCTATGGCTCATCTGGGCAGCCCTCGGTGTGCTGATTCTTGCCGTGTGCATCGTGTTTTCCTCCGTCGTGCTGGGCGACACGGAGGAGCCGCTGTACAGCGGGCCGTCGCGCCGGGACGACGACAGCAAGATGACCGTCTGAGCCGTCGCGGCTCGGCCGCGAATTGACTTCGAAAGAAGCGGTGCCGACAATGCCTCGCATGGGACTGCAAGAGCGGCGCACCGAGCAGAGACGCGAGCAGCGTGAGGCGCTGCGCGAGCGCATACTCGAGGTCTCGCGCGAGATCGTGAAACGCGATGGCTTCGCATCCCTCTCGATGAGAAAGCTCGCGGAAGCGATCGATTATTCGCCTGCCGCGCTGTA
It encodes the following:
- a CDS encoding DUF1488 family protein; translated protein: MNIRFLPDAPDYRSTNLTIEFAALVDGRRVPCAISVEALEDHFGAQTYDSIGWISAFDAARPHIEAVAREHLRVTNGMPVLLKSGHFPPGRVAV